The Humulus lupulus chromosome 4, drHumLupu1.1, whole genome shotgun sequence genome has a window encoding:
- the LOC133831146 gene encoding probable plastidic glucose transporter 2: MGALLVGIPVNDIAGWWRICFWVSTIPATTLVLAMIFCAESPSWLYKQGKAAEAEVEFEKLFGVAHVKVAMTELTKLDRGDDIDSVKISKLLSGPHFRESGSTIKSCKCLHRDCELNRKKESTCFLCWVGTELMLGQM, encoded by the exons ATGGGGGCTCTTTTAGTTGGAATCCCTGTCAATGATATTGCTGGCTG GTGGCGCATTTGTTTTTGGGTATCTACAATTCCAGCTACAACACTTGTTCTTGCCATGATTTTCTGTGCGGAAAGTCCTTCTTGGCTGTACAAG CAAGGAAAAGCTGCTGAAGCGGAAGTTGAATTTGAGAAGCTTTTTGGAGTAGCACATGTCAAAGTAGCAATGACAGAGCTGACCAAGTTAGATAGAGGAGATGACATAGATTCTGTTAAGATTTCAAAATTGTTATCTGGTCCTCATTTTAGAG AAAGCGGGAGTACCATCAAGTCTTGCAAATGTCTTCATAGGGATTGTGAACTTAACAG GAAAAAGGAATCAACATGCTTTTTGTGCTGGGTGGGAACGGAACTCATGCTGGGGCAAATGTAA